A genomic region of Branchiostoma floridae strain S238N-H82 unplaced genomic scaffold, Bfl_VNyyK Sc7u5tJ_464, whole genome shotgun sequence contains the following coding sequences:
- the LOC118408856 gene encoding mucin-5AC-like has translation MVTTQKSTQQTTEKTTIPTTFQPTTEATTEETTGFTTISTTQVTTLPTTIKPTTQFTTDKTTRQTTEKTTLPTTIVPTTHISTERTTAQTTERTSLPTTIVTTQKSTQQTTRKSTLPSTVHPTTLLTTEKTTGFTTIPTTLRPTTQVTTLPTTQVTTLPTTIKPTTQITTEKTTPVTTEKTTLPTTIVPTTHISTEETTAQTTEKTTLPTTIVTTQKSTQQTTQKTTVPSTLQPTTEKTTEKTTGFTTIPTTIRPTTQVTTLQTTQVTTLPTTIKPSTQFTTEKTTGFTTIPTTIRPTTQVTTLPTTQVSTLPTTIKPTTQITTEKTTRLTTEKTTLPTTIVPTTQISTQKTTAQTTEKTTLPTTIVTTHKTTQQTTHRSTLPSTVQPTTLVTTEKTTLPTTIRTTLPTTFSPTTQMSTEKTTQQTTEKTTMATTQETTHITTAKTTLLPTTEVTTAKTTPVTTEKTTLPTTIVPTTHISTEETTAQTTEKTTIPTTIVTTQKSTQQTTQKTTVPSTVQPTTEATTEKTTGFTTIPTTFRPTTQATTLQTTQVTTLPTTIKPTTQFTTEKTTGFTTIPTTIRPTTQISTLPTTQVSTLPTTIKPTTQITTEKTTRLTTEKTTLPTTIVPTTQISTQKTTAQTTEKTTLPTTIVTTHKTTQQTTHRSTLPSTVQPTTLVTTEKTTLPTTIRTTLPTTFNPTTHVSTEKTTEQTTEKTTMVTTQETTHITTDQTTFLPTTEVTTAKTTQVTTEKTTLPTTIVPTTHKSTEETTAQTTEKSTLPTTVVTTQKSTQETTQKTTVPSTLQPTTEATTEKTTKITTNPTTIRPTNT, from the exons ATGGTGACGACTcaaaaatcaacacaacaaACTACTGAAAAGACAACGATACCAACCACATTTCAGCCTACAACAGAGGCTACAACAG AGGAAACAACTGGATTCACCACTATCTCAACGACACAAGTAACAACTCTCCCAACCACGATTAAGCCAACGACACAATTTACCACAG ACAAAACTACGCGGCAAACAACAGAGAAGACAACACTTCCAACAACAATAGTCCCAACAACACACATCTCTACTGAAAGAACTACAGCGCAGACCACCGAAAGGACAAGTTTACCAACTACCATTGTGACGACTcaaaaatcaacacaacaaACTACCCGTAAATCTACGCTACCATCCACAGTACACCCTACAACCTTGCTCACCACGG AGAAAACCACAGGATTCACAACTATCCCAACGACACTTCGCCCAACAACACAAGTAACAACTCTCCCAACAACACAAGTAACAACACTCCCAACAACGATAAAACCAACGACACAAATTACCACAG AGAAAACTACGCCAGTCACAACAGAGAAGACAACACTTCCAACAACAATAGTCCCAACAACACACATATCTACGGAAGAAACTACAGCACAGACCACCGAAAAGACAACTCTACCAACTACCATTGTGACGACTcaaaaatcaacacaacaaACTACTCAAAAGACAACGGTACCATCCACATTGCAACCTACAACGGAAAAAACAACAG AGAAAACCACGGGATTCACCACCATCCCAACGACAATTCGTCCAACTACACAAGTAACAACTCTCCAAACAACACAAGTAACAACTCTCCCAACCACGATAAAGCCATCAACACAATTTACAACAG AGAAAACCACAGGATTCACCACAATCCCGACGACAATTCGCCCAACAACACAAGTAACAACTCTCCCAACAACACAAGTATCAACTCTCCCAACCACGATAAAGCCAACGACACAAATTACCACAG AGAAAACTACACGGCTAACAACGGAAAAGACAACACTTCCAACAACAATAGTCCCAACAACACAAATCTCGACGCAAAAAACTACAGCGCAGACAACCGAGAAGACAACATTACCAACTACCATTGTCACCacacacaaaactacacaacAAACTACCCATAGATCGACGCTACCATCCACCGTACAGCCTACAACATTGGTCACCACGG AGAAAACTACCCTGCCAACAACAATCAGGACAACACTTCCGACGACATTTAGTCCAACAACACAAATGTCTACGGAAAAAACGACACAACAGACCACTGAAAAGACAACGATGGCAACCACACAAGAAACCACTCACATCACTACAGCTAAAACAACTTTGCTTCCAACAACAGAAGTCACCACAG CGAAAACTACGCCAGTCACAACAGAGAAGACAACACTTCCAACAACAATAGTCCCAACAACACACATATCTACGGAAGAAACTACAGCACAGACCACCGAAAAGACAACTATACCAACTACCATTGTGACGacacaaaaatcaacacaacaaACTACTCAAAAAACAACAGTACCATCCACAGTGCAGCCTACAACAGAGGCTACAACAG AGAAAACCACTGGATTCACCACTATCCCGACGACATTTCGTCCAACAACACAAGCAACAACTCTCCAAACAACACAAGTAACAACTCTCCCAACCACGATAAAGCCAACAACACAATTTACCACAG AGAAAACCACAGGATTTACCACTATCCCAACGACAATTCGCCCAACAACACAAATATCAACTCTCCCAACAACACAAGTATCAACTCTCCCAACCACGATAAAGCCAACGACACAAATCACCACCG AGAAAACTACGCGACTGACAACAGAGAAAACGACACTTCCAACAACAATAGTCCCAACAACACAAATCTCGACGCAAAAAACTACAGCACAGACCACCGAGAAGACAACATTACCAACTACCATTGTCACTacacacaaaactacacaacAAACTACCCATAGATCGACGCTACCATCGACAGTACAGCCTACAACATTAGTCACCACGG AGAAAACTACCCTGCCAACAACAATCAGGACAACACTTCCGACGACATTTAATCCAACAACACACGTGTCTACGGAAAAAACGACAGAACAGACCACTGAAAAGACAACGATGGTAACCACACAGGAAACCACTCACATCACTACAGATCAAACAACTTTTCTTCCAACAACAGAAGTCACTACAG CAAAAACCACACAAGTCACAACGGAGAAGACAACGCTTCCAACAACAATAGTTCCAACAACACACAAATCTACAGAAGAAACTACAGCACAGACCACCGAAAAGTCAACTTTACCAACAACCGTTGTGACGACTCAAAAATCAACACAAGAAACTACTCAAAAGACAACAGTACCATCCACATTGCAGCCTACAACAGAGGCTACAACAG AGAAAACCACGAAAATAACCACTAATCCAACGACAATTCGC